Genomic DNA from Gammaproteobacteria bacterium:
GTCTTCTGTGAATAACGCCTTACCGTCGGTGCGTTCGAGTGTCGAGCAGATCTGATCCTGCAAATTTCTCAAAAATTCGCGAACCTCCTCGTCAGTAGAAGTGGTCATAGCTGGTGTCTACTTCAAAAACCCAGGTTTCAGTTTCCGCCGCGGACAAGCTGGCCAGTACGGGCATCGCGGATCTCGCTCGGTGAAGTCGCCCGCCCTACCGGGCCATCAATTATCCAATCTATGCGATCACCAAATTCAAACCGGACTTGTCTGGCGGTACGCAGCGGTGGCTGGTTCTTTCTGTTTGCACTGGTGGATACAATCGCAGACCGACTTTGTCGACACAGTGCCAATGCCAGTGGATGGTCGATGAGACGTACTGCCAGGGTATCGTGTTGACCGCGCAGCCAACGGGGGGTAGCGGTTAAAGCGGGCAGTAACCAGGTGTGTGGTCCAGGCCAGTTGGCGAGTGGTGTAATGAGTGAACTGCCGACGGAAAAATCAATAAGTCGTCTCAGCCGGCGGACATCGTCTGTGATCACGATCAGCCCCTTGGCCCAACTCCGGTGCTTC
This window encodes:
- a CDS encoding Sua5/YciO/YrdC/YwlC family protein, with product MSIWSQIEKAVEVCTAGGIIAYPTEYCFGLGCDPLNETAVRRILTLKHRSWAKGLIVITDDVRRLRRLIDFSVGSSLITPLANWPGPHTWLLPALTATPRWLRGQHDTLAVRLIDHPLALALCRQSRSAIVSTSANRKNQPPLRTARQVRFEFGDRIDWIIDGPVGRATSPSEIRDARTGQLVRGGN